The Plodia interpunctella isolate USDA-ARS_2022_Savannah chromosome 11, ilPloInte3.2, whole genome shotgun sequence genome includes a window with the following:
- the LOC128673892 gene encoding uncharacterized protein LOC128673892, with product MASSASVTWSPMETTKFILLILAATAQYSANAQYYAASPYASPLGLPPAAGYLPAPAAPGYLPAPPAPYLPPALPPALPPALPPAYLPAPAPVPSGYPPAITIPMPPLPPLYVNLPPPAPMYVTPPPSAPLLVELPAPPPVTVMTPPTPPMLVSPPPLPPVTVNPPPFPPLCVNPPPSPPVYVTPPPLPPMFVNAPALPPILVDIPLPPPIVIELPPPPPIVVQPPPLGQVMVQPPPLPPIPVEFPPLPPMLVQPPPSPPLCVQPPPLPPISVQPPPPPPLTIPGSPPMPVTIQPPAPEPLYLEIPPSPPVLVQPPPLPPFCVQPPPPPPMCLQPPAPPPICCNHAAPSPYDPYGFPLGLGSLFL from the exons ATGGCATCATCAGCTAGTGTCACTTGGTCACCGATGGAGACCACTAAATTCATCCTGCTGATACTGGCTGCTACAGCCCag tACTCAGCAAATGCCCAGTATTATGCAGCATCACCTTATGCTTCACCATTAGGACTGCCCCCAGCGGCGGGCTACTTGCCCGCACCGGCCGCTCCAGGTTACCTTCCCGCCCCGCCAGCCCCTTACCTACCACCTGCTTTACCGCCCGCTTTACCGCCTGCTTTACCCCCTGCGTATTTACCAGCTCCTGCCCCCGTACCATCTGGATACCCTCCAGCGATTACCATACCGATGCCTCCACTACCTCCtctttatgtaaatttaccACCACCAGCTCCCATGTACGTCACGCCTCCACCTTCAGCTCCACTACTCGTTGAGCTTCCAGCTCCTCCGCCAGTAACCGTCATGACTCCGCCGACACCTCCGATGCTCGTTTCCCCTCCGCCGCTGCCCCCTGTGACTGTCAACCCGCCGCCTTTTCCTCCACTCTGCGTTAATCCACCACCGTCTCCCCCTGTGTACGTAACACCCCCGCCTCTACCGCCAATGTTCGTGAACGCGCCTGCTCTTCCTCCAATACTGGTGGATATTCCTCTACCTCCGCCGATAGTAATTGAGTTGCCGCCGCCTCCTCCTATCGTGGTTCAGCCTCCTCCGTTAGGGCAAGTGATGGTGCAGCCACCGCCACTGCCCCCGATTCCTGTGGAGTTCCCGCCGCTGCCTCCTATGCTCGTGCAGCCTCCACCTTCGCCGCCGCTTTGCGTGCAACCTCCGCCATTGCCACCTATAAGCGTCCAACCTCCACCACCGCCGCCACTGACTATCCCAGGGTCTCCTCCCATGCCGGTCACCATCCAGCCCCCGGCACCAGAGCCCCTATACCTGGAAATTCCTCCATCACCTCCCGTGCTGGTCCAACCTCCTCCTCTGCCCCCATTCTGCGTGCAGCCTCCCCCGCCGCCCCCCATGTGCCTGCAGCCGCCCGCCCCGCCCCCCATCTGCTGCAACCACGCCGCTCCAAGTCCATACGATCCGTACGGTTTTCCGTTAGGACTGGGTTCACTATTCCtgtaa